From the genome of Bos indicus isolate NIAB-ARS_2022 breed Sahiwal x Tharparkar chromosome 2, NIAB-ARS_B.indTharparkar_mat_pri_1.0, whole genome shotgun sequence:
GCACCCAGAATATTGCAGGTGCCAGTGCCCCGGAGAAAGGCTGTAGAAAGGAGATTTCGTGCGCTTGGCTATAGGAGGGGTGAGGCAGGCTGGACTGAAATCTTTTTCTAAGTAGAAGGAGAAAAGATTGGGACGACCGTTTCAATGGTTGCATGTATCTCCCCCTGAGTTCTGCGGTGCGCGCCGGTTTTGCACGCTGTTTGCAAACAGAAGAACACTGTGGGAAAGTGCAGAGATGTGTGCTCTGCCAGAGACCGTGGCTTTCTTCCTCGAGGGAGCGGGAGTTTCTTTTGGAGCAAATAACACGATCTGAATTTGGAAGTGGAGGGTGGTGCTCCCGGGCAGAGTTATCAGAGGGAGAACCACTCTTGGCGCTGGGCGCGTGTTCACTAAACTCCGCTACCCGCGGAGTTGTGCCAATGGCTGGGTACTTGTCGCTCAGTTGAGCTGTCTGCGTGTTGGTCGCAGCAGGGAGGTACCGGGAACAGCCCGCGCGCCTTGGGATCGAGGGAGAGACTTGGCGGGCGTCGCCAGCGCCGCGAGTGGGCTCCTGGGTTCTGGAGTTTTGGGGTTGTGCAGAAGTTGAAGGAGTGTAAGTGGTCACAGGGCAGCAGCACCCCAAGGTGTGCGCGGCGGGGACTGGGAGTGGAATGAGGGGCTTGAGGGGCACCTGGGCCGCCGGTGGTTGCGGTGCAGACGGGCAGGTGCAAGTGGGGAGACGGTTTGCCTCTCACCGCGCCCAGTTGCGCCATTCAACCGTCGGTGGTTTCCTGGAACCTTTTGAAAACCCCTTACTAGGGAGGCTTTTCGTTTCCCCCAGCGGCGCGCGATTCAAAGGCTCTCGCGGCGGAGCCGCCCAAcctctccccagcacccagcagtACTTGCCCCTGGCGTGCGGCTGGGCCAAACCGCTGGAACAACCGCAGTGGGCGGGCGGCAGGCGTGGGCTTGGTGGACAGCGGGGAGTGACGGAGCTGGACCACCCTGTCCCCAGCGTGCCCTCCGCCCGGAGGCTTCCCACTGCAGACCTCCCACCCCTTTTACTGGATCCTTGGCGGGATGGGAAGCGACTAGGAAGAGTGAGGAAATGAAACTTGGGGCGCGGACCACGGGTGTAGACCCCGTGACTTTCCCCTCCCATTAAAATTCTGTGCTCGCTAACGTCCCAGACGCGCCAAGTGATAGACAGGGGTTTGGCAAAGAAACGCAAGCCCTTGAAGAGCGCCCATGGGCGGGGGTCGGGGCGGTTACCAATTTCTGACACCCCTGCCCCCAAGCACCAAAGCTCTTCATTCAAGGCCGCATTCTCCTTCCTCACTACGTGTTGCTTGAAGTGTAGAATGGTAAGTGTTTAGACGGTCATGGAGAAAACAGTGCTTCACGCCTTAGAATAAGAGTCTTTGGGACACCCCGCCCTTTCACAGACACCCCCCAGTGCTTCTTCCTCCCGGCTTCCCTATCCTGGCGAATCTTCGTTGCGAAAGTTAATCCCAGCCCCTCAGAACACGAGATtcttcccccactcccacccacgCTCCCACGCCgcctttgtgttttgttttggttttttgcccCGGAGgttttttcttctctccagtGGGCGGGGCAAAAGAGTTAGCAAGGATGTAACTTTGGAAACCAAAGAATCTCATCTccgttttgtttgtttgtttgtttgttttcattttgttttaaacaaagagTTTTGTAATTGGTTCTCCTAAAGAGGGATGTAATGAAGTGACTGTGGGGGAAGATGGGAGGAGATCCGCAGGAGTCTAGAATTCCTTATGCTTTTTACCCCGGTACTTTAGTGGGAGCAGAATTTCCTGAAGAAAGCTGGACTGAGTTGGTTTTTacaaattgcttttttttaaataccagaaACATTGTTTTGAACTTGGAGAATACCTGCTGAACTTGAAAGTGAATGTCTATTCCCTTGCCTGTTTTTCAGATATTCACTTCCGATAATTACACCGAGGATGACTTGGGCTCGGGTGACTATGATTCCATGAAGGAACCCTGCTTCCGGGAAGAAAATGCCCATTTCAACCGGATCTTCCTGCCCACTGTCTACTCCATCATCTTCCTGACTGGCATAGTGGGCAACGGATTGGTCATTCTGGTCATGGGTTACCAGAAGAAACTAAGAAGCATGACGGACAAGTACAGACTGCACCTGTCTGTGGCGGACCTCCTCTTTGTCCTCACGCTTCCCTTCTGGGCAGTCGATGCTGTGGCAAACTGGTACTTTGGGAAGTTCCTCTGCAAGGCAGTCCATGTCATCTACACAGTCAACCTCTACAGCAGTGTCCTCATCCTGGCCTTTATCAGTCTGGACCGGTACCTGGCTATCGTCCATGCTACCAACAGTCAGAAGCCAAGGAAGCTGCTGGCTGAAAAGGTGGTCTATGTTGGTGTCTGGCTACCTGCTGTCCTGTTGACTATTCCTGATCTCATCTTTGCTGACATCAAGGAGGTGGATGAGAGGTACATCTGTGATCGCTTCTATCCCAGCGACCTGTGGCTAGCGGTGTTTCAGTTTCAGCACATCGTGGTCGGCCTTCTCCTGCCTGGTATCGTCATCCTGTCCTGCTACTGCATTATCATCTCCAAGCTGTCCCACTCCAAAGGCTATCAGAAGCGCAAGGCCCTCAAGACCACAGTTATCCTCATCCTGACTTTCTTCGCCTGCTGGCTGCCCTACTACATTGGGATCAGCATCGACTCCTTCATCCTTCTGGAAATCATCCAGCAAGGGTGTGAGTTTGAGAGCACTGTGCACAAGTGGATTTCCATCACCGAGGCCCTAGCTTTTTTTCACTGCTGCCTGAATCCCATCCTCTATGCCTTCCTTGGGGCCAAATTTAAAACCTCTGCCCAGCATGCACTCACCTCTGTGAGCAGAGGGTCCAGCCTGAAGATCCTCTCCAAGGGCAAGCGAGGTGGACATTCTTCTGTCTCAACCGAGTCTGAATCTTCAAGTTTTCACTCCAGCTAACACTGGACTTTTGTAcattaaagaacttttttttgaAGTTACACATTTTTTCAGATGTAAAAGACTGACCAACACTGTACAGTTTTTATTGactgttggatttttttcttgtgtttgtttagtttttgtgAGGTTTAATTgacttatttatataaatattttgtttcatgttGATAAGTGTCTACGCAGGACCTGTGCCCAAGTTCTTAGTGCTGTGTGTCATTGTAGGACCGTAGAAAAGGGAACTGAACATTCCAGTGTGTATAGTGAAATCACTTAGGCTAGAAAtgattctcagctatttgtaaataaGTGATCTCTCCATTCCagtgaaacattttctttttcctgttcttaAATTCTTTGGTTATACCATGTGATTTTGCTGTAGAACATGGCATTTATAACCAAAGCCTGAAGTGATATGGAAATACtggtttttcagttttcagaagtGGATCAATTTCCACACCTACAATGTACAGCCTTGTATTAAGTTGTTAATAAAACTACATGATAAACCTACTTAATGTTATGTTCTAATTTCTATTGGCATTCCTTTGGCTGGCAGAAgtcaaaaataacaataatagatacatgtataacctGTCAGATCTGTCCTGGGTATTTAGTTGTCATGTTTTACTTAAGGCTTATCACAACTCTGCTAGACTCTTAACATTTTGTAGAGCATGAAACCAAGCTACTGAAAGCCTAAGTGACTTGGTCAAAGTATAGTAAGAGCAACAAATATTTCAAACCAGCCAATGTGACTTCAGTAACTCTTAATTCATGCAACTTTAGAAATATCCAACCAGTTCATATTCCTATGAAAGATAACATTCCTGAAGGATAGATGTACATAAAAAAGGAAAGGTATGCAATCCCACATCTTAGATTTTACTAGCATCCTCGCCTTGTGTACTCCAGATCTGTTCCAGCCCGGCATTGTATGCTCTTCTCACCTACTCCTCTCAATCTGGATGTCATCACATCCTtttgacaggtgaggaaactgaggtttagagactTGCCATAACATGTACTTTCAAGGGGACATATCAGGAGCTGACTCCATTCATCCTTCCAGCCCTTGCTCTTAACCATTACCCACTGTTGTCCCCCAGAACACCTGGTCATAAATCAACTGAACTGTTAttgaaaataaagccaaaagTGAATGTTTTCTTCATAAAATTAACCGTGCCTAAAATACCCCTCTTGCAGTATCTTCTATGCAAATCTCAACACTTATTCTTAATCTATTGCAACATCTAGCACCTCAAGGGTTCAGCCAAGCAGATAAAAGTTAAATTGGTGCTTTCAGAGCTCAGAAGAAAGGTCCACTGAAGCAAGCTCCCTGTTGCCCACATTTTGCACAAGATTCTGGAGTCTTATGTAACATCACCCAAAGCTATTTACACTTCGGTTGTGCAAGCCCCAGCCTCTTGAGTAAATTTCAACTCTGGTCTCCATTTAAAGATAATTTCTAAACTATAGCAGCCTTACCTGTCTTACTCTGTGACACAGACAGGGCACTCCAGACATGCGCTCTAAGATAATAACCAGGATATAATTAAGGAAATATTTGGTCTACTTTTCATAATTGTTTCTGGCACAGAAGATCcattttggaggaaaattgcAATGTCTTATCTTTCTGAGGCAAATCACATTTGTTGAAGGCAAATTATAGATCCTGTGAAGGAAATAACTTAATTACTTAGAATAGAATCCAATTTGGCTGTACATttttgctgcagtctatggagctGGTATAATTCAGAGTGGTTATTCCGATTCCACTTGAGAAGACAATTAGATTTTACATAGGAAATTATCCTGAGGTTTCTTGGTTTTCCCTGGGAATCCTAATTGGATCACCCTTCATTTAAGCATAGTTTTACATGGTCTCTCTCAAAGGCTTAGTCTTAAAGCCCTGACCATTGTAAAAGACTTCACTTGAACtttctctataaatatttattcttgaGGAGACAATAGAAGAAATCCTTGGaaggaattctttttctttctcatcttggCTTGAAACCTGTCACCCCAGATTCCTTGCCTCTGCCCTGGAGTCACAACAAAAGGCACTGAGCTGAAACAAAATTCCCAGTGTCACCAGTCTTAATGGATATTTCATTCTCCCTTGGAACAAAGGTGGGATATctctttttcaaaaggaaaaatagccTTGGCTCGTTCCCTGCCCTGAAAGCTCCCGCAGCCCCATCATTCTCTGTCTCGACCCTGCCATGTTTTGAACGGCTCCAAAGCGCTCCCTGTGTCCTGGTTTGTCTGACAATGCTGGGAAAGCCAGTCCGCTGGGCAGCCCTTGCATGAAATAGTTGATTGTTCCCTTTCCTCATCCCCTTATGAATGGGGCCCTTGAAGGTCAGTAATGTAGATCCAGTTGTATAATGGaagctaaaatatttaaattgtatgcATGCTGCCAATAATGGCATAAATATGACATCTGAGTTATTAATAACATGAAGCCTGTAGCTGGGGAGGCTTTATCTTGCAAAGCCTTTGTTTTCCTAAAACGCCACTTGGCAATTCACCTCTCCCTACTCTGAGCTTCTCAGCCTCCTTTTGTGGTTAGGCCCATATTAAAGCAATAATTCTGGGGTACTCTGCTAAGAGGATAACATACAGGCTTTCTTTTAATAATTCAACTAAGTGTCTGTGACTTTCTCCAAGCTTACTGTCAGTAAATAAGGCACCACAAACAGAATTGAGTAGTCATTACTTccatcagcttcccaggtggctcagtggtaaagaattcgcctgccaatgtaggagacacaggagacgcgggttggatccctgggttgggaagattctctggagtaggaaatggcaacccactccagtattcttgcctggaaagtcccatggacagaggagcctggcaggctacatacataacatggagtcataaagacacagacacaactgagcacacacacacacacacacactcccaggtAACACTTAAAAGGGACAATGACCACTAGAGACAAGATTCACAATACCTTAGAAATTAATCTAGGCAGCCCCAACACTTGGAAATGTGGCACTGAGCCTAGCATTGTAGGGATTAACCCAGGCCTCTTTGAGGAGGTCTCCACCTGGCTGCCAATGTGGCTTAGCCTGGCAGTGCTGGAGAGATCCAAAAGGTTAGCTAAAGGAATGGCCTGAGAGGAAAGTTGGAGCCTCGGGGACCCATAAAGTAGTGGAAACAAATCCTTTcaaagcagtgattctcaactaGGGGTGATGTTTGCTCACCAGGGAACATTTAGTAAGGTCTGAAAACATTTGTGGGTATCGGACTTGGGAGTTAGTGGGTGGGTGGAAGAGTAGGTGAAGTGCTACTGGCATCTTCCAAGGATGCCACTAAACATCCAATGATGTACAGGACAGGCCCCCACAACAGTTAACCAGCCCAAAGTGTCAATAGTGTTCAGGACTGAGAACACACTTTTAAGGTGAGGGCCATGGTAtgaaaataattatcaaaataaagatacatccagggacttcccagcGATTGGGACTTCACTTTCCAAACCCACAAGGtgcaggctggatccctggtcagggagctaggattccacatgcctcacagccaaaataccaaaatataattcagttcagttcagtcgctcagtcgtgtccaactctttgcgaccccatgaaccgcagcacgccaggcctccctgtccatcaccaactcccggagtccacccaaacccatgtccatcgagtcagtgatgccatccaaccatctcatcctctgtcatccccttctcctcctgccctcaatatttcccagcatcacggtcttttcaaatgagtcggctcttcgcatcaagtggccaaagtactggagtttcagcttcagcatcagtccttccaaagaacacccaggacttatctcctttaggatggactggttggacctccttgcactccaagggactctcaagagtcttctccaacaccacagttcaaaagcatcaattcttcggcgctcagctttctttatagtccaactctcacatccatacatgaccactggaaaaaccatagccttgactagacggacctttgttgactaagtaatgtccctgctttttaatatgctgtctaggttggcaccccactccagtactcttgcctggaaaatcccatggacagaggagcctggaaggctgcagtccatgagatcgctgagggtcggacacgaccaagtgacttcactttcatttttcactttcatgcattggagaaggaaatggcaacccactccagtgttcttgcctggagaatcccagggacgggggagcctgtgggctgccgtctatggggtcacacagagtcggacacaactgaagcgacttagcagcagcagcagcagcagcagcaggttggtcataactttccttccaagaagtaagcgtcttttaatttcatggctgcaatcaccatctgcagtgattttggagcccagaaaaataaagtcagccactgtttccactgtttccccatctatttgccatgatcttagttttctgaatgttgagctttaagccaaagctcctctttcactttcatcaaaatatAATTAACAGAAGAAATATCATAGCATATtccataaagacttaaaaaaaaataaggatacaTCCAACCAGAGTAATTTCATGAAATTATTGCTTTGACAGAGTCCTAAGGTTTCCCTTGAGCCTCTTTTACTCTGTCTTATGTCAATGCATTTTTTCACTCCCACCTTACTCAACTTATAATTCTATTTCACCCTTATTTCAGTGTTACTTTGTCATGAAcgtgtctttctgttttcttctctcatgCCATTCTAGGAAGACATCCATCCGCAAAGGGAAATACATGGTAAAGGGTGACTGCTAATGATTCTCTAGTTCCCACCCAGTATCTTTCACTGTAAGGACTATGATGTTTACATTTAATTCCCACCACAGCCTGTGACTCAGTTGGGAACACttcccatttttctccttttatttgaaaaataaacaaggagTGATGAGGTACCAGCCCATTGTTCTATAGTCTGCAACTGATTCGGATTAATTTAAATCCATCTTGTTAAATCCCACAATTAAAATCTTATGAAACCTACTGAAAACCTTCCTTTcaactgaaaatgtaaaatgcttGCAGGCTAATGTAAAGGATCCACAATGTTAAGAAAGCCACAAAAGGGGAAAGAATTTTTCCAAATCAAACAAATACAGGTGCTCAACCAAACCATACCAGGTGCTGGCTGTTTATCTGGCAGAGTCAGGACACGATTAAGTTGATTTACATATTACAGTTCAATTAACTAGAACCCAACTCATCAACACTCTTAATTAAAGGGAATTACTTCCTGATATTTGGTGCtgtcaaaaggaaaataatacttATTGAGAGCTCACTAAATTCTAG
Proteins encoded in this window:
- the CXCR4 gene encoding C-X-C chemokine receptor type 4, whose amino-acid sequence is MEGIRIFTSDNYTEDDLGSGDYDSMKEPCFREENAHFNRIFLPTVYSIIFLTGIVGNGLVILVMGYQKKLRSMTDKYRLHLSVADLLFVLTLPFWAVDAVANWYFGKFLCKAVHVIYTVNLYSSVLILAFISLDRYLAIVHATNSQKPRKLLAEKVVYVGVWLPAVLLTIPDLIFADIKEVDERYICDRFYPSDLWLAVFQFQHIVVGLLLPGIVILSCYCIIISKLSHSKGYQKRKALKTTVILILTFFACWLPYYIGISIDSFILLEIIQQGCEFESTVHKWISITEALAFFHCCLNPILYAFLGAKFKTSAQHALTSVSRGSSLKILSKGKRGGHSSVSTESESSSFHSS